One Hermetia illucens chromosome 4, iHerIll2.2.curated.20191125, whole genome shotgun sequence DNA segment encodes these proteins:
- the LOC119655857 gene encoding serine-rich adhesin for platelets yields MNDKTNQQKARQDSEELLVTSSTSSPSNPVETRTTTTSTPSSSPSSSSRVDPLQIAGNSSASPGISGRGSRSICPVVTSSTGNTSSNCTPNLEDEDDVDDDVDTIISAEDRIHSVGNISDDSSNNRIATAGGPPEMGGLPSQNDGDTCIVISTSGGNNNSSCLEGTSNTPRRNMLLTMRSSDSNNVAEASVSTVSSAVNVPSTPTTRSKRKLLNSDAIATGESSTTAATTLGVNRSSINLNYNKNVSLETKNHQSSTSKKKAVTNATLSSSINSSGHGSDLVKSKGGKNLATLKSCTEDIEDDSSRSSSSKRNCINTDESTESQSDHSQDVNIKCKREDSIEEAIADNRRVEPIKINLNRDVAKTKISIKSIGKQPGRESTETSEQLVIPKLTIKSSPGSDSSSSSSLSSVDLGSTSRNCIEQQSLQQDSESAHVVPKLIIRASDCNSSSFTNSESKHTLVPKLTIKVDNSMNCLKEGNEHESSASPSPSSSPSSGEQIQSQPPLPKLTIKTTGDTTESIISSSHSSLTSSATVLVSPPISSAQPTVPKLTIKTISKSSTSLVAGNSSDQSVPKLTIRTSASQLSPSQMTPSTDGGISDQENIRTNSPIPKFTIKTIQDPEANSMNQSVPRLKICTKQEEDSTGSPTILSPTVPKFTIKSVQENEQSIPKLTISVNDRTSESSSSSSSLSELVPKHAVVRHTDQDDRERVPKLTISFQESPKVKSSCSDYDSLSEKPEKLPKLTIKTVTEHDIEGSSEKSFPKLTIKTVATEESVVCEKTERVPKITIKAVPEQPSESLDKIPKLTIKTISTDLDGEEKSDKVPKITIKTKSSEESEPSLSDKGEKISKRMGKNSGDVGEAEKLPKITIKSTSEQVANTSTKFAQELADIPKLATKSTCESDVKERLPKLTIRQIVDTEESESPESTGRIPKITIKSISESETVESIDLTQDEAAVVPKLKIKSHSIATSELESTSADKVPKLTIRTKSAPVTDSGEPVEKKPKLMVQQSTQNAEDSERIPKLTIKQITNNLDDCSSSSTSSTSSPKVPKLTINNHGTTGKHLKRAGRRKKMDTATEGETLSNDSTEGSFQSGAGETDKMTRRNDEDTKPHTIQTRSSLRNSEKSDFQSSKKFSASKNGSLKGDEGASDKASAFGAAEAIEIGATSPAEKVVDHKSEHNSVESSRTLRSSDSKSEKKPPLELSSQTSSHKPSDSSREELNKEPAVDVSIDVAHNIDSNLEMELERITSQSNSDFNISISDSNIDTNLEISADLSDAAINDLVDILNDDDLEDLESPIKNESDSCHQEEKGKEEEKGKNDESIMVPEQQSDVKMDEEKTEDKSDIPDDVISLGSEENDIVDQLTELLNEADEANDFVDQLLADANGNATNDSSTDGDPAKDSGEGSSISTSEETMKKLNIEEKLSQEVSIVEETAVTEGELKCIESAKPETETSILEAVVPILNNESNNTDVIKNTPNGLVDTMHDSSSNQSEKADEVATNREKNVTNMEDSSLLERALTSSISSRTTNSSTTKMLEETKLITSDEQVVLDEGRVGDLVLENEVQNATEQPSDSNECERSLDNSKIENNSQLVNKGEVIDTESEDRPEDLKTSSCLKRHNVEKEVNVPMKRNRSDLFEDSSIEVSKLSSQVPIENCLDLGSVTPENSMQTAESKQSTSSNLVDLESSSLTGDETFRTLTELKTINNVDVENELNVEKLEGESSSLKGILSLLQAQDSSESLLPGNSECNLKSEASKLTEPGISVVTSTPPHVNSLKSTQSILLINEDTASGDCMITEEDPLMILPGSMDGSLGDGKDKVENDFCVPVEDIATPPVKRPRGRPRKDGKPAGSVRKGARTDPLSMRRRPRSTLIDGTDGTDDSPVIHRRKISDKEFLSTPNHIFTTPEPALMKTDPFSVPGATELPSMLSPATPGRRGGRARGRGSRGGRVKTMPFTPSDLANGNTEGLVMSGRGRGRGMSIYRSRGRGRGRGSRGGRGGRGRGFARRLMSPENKRDGGFFSPDRRDIKYEPRTSSLQVFEEDTRMSAESFTPGNRHSHDASLNNNDENTQSSMMSSSSALDGSSNTTILNPTTGEKKKRAKMEVFAPEGKTEYTVDMICEYDWPPPKGCCPARNRDTFMIQEQIAQYLGIKSFKRKYPDLPRRQVDMEERNYLQEKGLVTEKMCDLGITAVWASDVLDIMYSDFYDKYEEYKAYLREKQLRDIEAKQRAQAADAVDKSLQARERALESASKWNSSFNKVRREERRLCLDLQNLVINLPAAVGKKLSRPNETQHRQPSCYPIALVPGQFAENYRVYSPEELRRYPINTILDPFDDRLRQYLKREDSDVDSEESEVEEDSGSSSSSDSGSESSSDSDSSSSSSEDEEDKPPDDSKHKCFVCHQLQNKNQKGFPELFIRCVTCGKQTHPSCIGMSSRMVMRVRNYNWQCADCKCCIKCKRKQDESKMLYCEQCDRGFHIYCIQIKNIPDGRWSCERCAICMRCGSTKPEGNLPPPPPQPNQKSSRKRVKWVNDYRIDPVTKLREHCSILCVPCGRLRTKSKTSTATTITTMQ; encoded by the exons ATGAACGATAAAACCAATCAACAAAAAGCCAGACAGGATAGCGAAGAATTATTAGTGACATCATCGACTTCATCTCCTTCCAATCCAGTTGAAACTAGGACAACAACTACTTCGACCCCGTCAAGTTCACCATCGTCCTCGAGCAGAGTTGATCCTCTACAAATTGCCGGGAATTCATCAGCCTCGCCTGGGATTAGCGGCAGAGGTAGTAGATCAATATGTCCCGTTGTGACGAGTAGCACAGGAAATACTAGTAGCAACTGTACACCGAATTTAGAAGATGAAGATGATGTCGACGATGACGTCGATACAATTATAAGTGCTGAAGATCGGATCCATTCAGTCGGGAATATTTCCGATGATAGTAGTAACAATAGAATTGCAACTGCAGGGGGCCCCCCTGAAATGGGTGGATTGCCGTCACAAAACGATGGCGACACTTGCATAGTAATATCGACTAGTGGTGGTAATAACAATTCCAGCTGCTTGGAGGGAACTAGTAATACTCCCAGGAGAAATATGTTATTAACTATGCGAAGTAGCGATTCAAATAACGTGGCTGAAGCAAGTGTGTCGACGGTGAGCTCGGCCGTGAATGTTCCTTCGACGCCAACGACCAGATCAAAGCGAAAGCTTTTGAACAGTGATGCTATAGCTACAGGAGAGAGCAGTACAACAGCAGCAACTACTTTAGGTGTTAATCGTAGTAgtattaatttaaattataacAAAAACGTAAGCTTAGAAACTAAAAACCATCAATCGTCAACGTCGAAGAAAAAAGCAGTGACGAATGCGACTTTGTCTTCAAGTATTAATTCATCGGGTCATGGTTCTGATTTAGTGAAATCTAAAGGTGGTAAAAATTTGGCAACCTTGAAAAGTTGCACTGAGGATATTGAGGACGACAGTTCAAGGAGCAGCagtagcaagagaaattgcatCAACACAGATGAATCGACAGAATCTCAAAGTGATCATAGCCAGGATGTGAATATTAAATGCAAAAGGGAAGATTCAATCGAAGAGGCCATTGCTGATAATAGGAGAGTTGAACCGATTAAAATCAACTTAAATCGGGATGTAGCGAAAACAAAAATCAGCATTAAATCTATTGGGAAACAACCTGGGCGTGAATCTACAGAAACGAGTGAGCAACTTGTTATACCAAAGTTGACAATAAAATCGTCTCCGGGATCTGACTCGAGTTCTTCTTCATCGTTATCAAGTGTCGATTTGGGTTCAACTTCAAGGAATTGTATTGAACAGCAGAGTTTACAACAGGATTCGGAATCTGCACATGTTGTACCGAAGCTAATAATTCGCGCCAGCGACTGCAACAGTAGTAGCTTTACAAATTCCGAATCTAAACACACTTTAGTTCCAAAGCTTACAATAAAAGTGGATAATTCGATGAACTGTCTGAAAGAAGGGAACGAACATGAATCTTCCGCATCGCCATCGCCTTCATCTTCACCATCATCTGGGGAGCAAATTCAGTCGCAACCACCCCTTCCTAAATTGACGATTAAAACAACCGGAGACACGACAGAATCGATAATATCGTCATCGCATTCATCATTGACATCTTCTGCGACGGTTCTGGTGTCTCCGCCAATATCATCAGCACAACCTACGGTACCTAAGTTAACCATTAAAACTATTTCGAAATCATCTACTTCATTGGTTGCAGGGAACAGTAGCGATCAATCTGTTCCTAAATTAACTATAAGGACGTCGGCGTCACAGTTATCACCTTCACAAATGACGCCAAGCACTGACGGAGGAATTAGTGATCAGGAAAATATTCGCACTAACAGTCCTATTCCAAAGTTCACAATTAAAACTATTCAAGACCCTGAAGCAAATAGCATGAATCAAAGTGTTCCTCGACTAAAAATTTGTACAAAACAAGAGGAAGACTCGACCGGTAGTCCCACAATCCTGTCCCCGACAGTTCCGAAATTCACAATAAAATCTGTCCAAGAAAATGAACAATCCATTCCGAAACTAACAATTTCTGTTAATGATCGCACGTCCGAATCGTCCAGTTCTTCATCGTCGTTAAGCGAACTCGTCCCGAAACACGCAGTCGTGCGACATACCGATCAGGACGATAGAGAGCGAGTTCCTAAACTGACAATATCTTTTCAAGAATCTCCAAAAGTGAAATCTAGCTGTTCGGATTACGATTCGTTGAGTGAAAAGCCAGAAAAACTGCCAAAGCTTACAATTAAAACCGTAACCGAACATGATATTGAAGGAAGTTCTGAAAAGAGTTTCCCCAAGCTGACAATAAAAACAGTAGCAACGGAGGAATCAGTCGTTTGCGAGAAAACTGAAAGGGTGCCTAAGATTACGATTAAAGCGGTGCCAGAGCAGCCATCTGAGTCACTTGATAAAATACCCAAATTAACAATCAAAACAATTTCTACGGATCTAGATGGCGAGGAGAAATCTGATAAGGTGCCCAAAATCACAATAAAGACAAAGTCTTCTGAGGAGTCTGAGCCATCATTGTCGGATAAAGGGGAGAAAATATCTAAAAGAATGGGAAAAAATAGTGGTGATGTcggggaagcagaaaaattgCCGAAGATTACTATAAAGTCAACTTCGGAGCAAGTCGCAAATACTAGCACAAAGTTTGCACAAGAGCTTGCAGACATTCCAAAGCTGGCGACTAAATCCACGTGTGAATCGGATGTTAAAGAAAGGTTGCCCAAGTTAACGATCAGGCAGATTGTTGATACTGAAGAAAGTGAGAGTCCAGAATCGACGGGGCGAATTCCGAAAATAACGATCAAATCGATTTCGGAGAGTGAAACTGTAGAATCTATAGACTTAACCCAAGATGAAGCTGCTGTAGTTccgaaactaaaaataaaatctcaTTCGATAGCTACCTCGGAACTAGAAAGTACTAGTGCTGACAAAGTTCCTAAGTTGACGATAAGGACGAAATCGGCGCCAGTGACGGATAGTGGTGAGCCAGTTGAGAAAAAGCCCAAGTTGATGGTACAGCAGTCAACTCAAAACGCTGAAGATTCTGAAAGAATTCCGAAGTTGACAATAAAACAGATCACTAACAATCTGGACGATTGTTCGTCATCCTCAACGTCATCGACGTCATCACCGAAAGTGCCCAAGCTTACAATTAATAACCATGGAACGACGGGGAAACATCTGAAGCGAGCTGGTCGGCGAAAAAAAATGGATACTGCGACAGAAGGTGAAACGCTGAGTAATGATTCGACGGAAGGGTCATTTCAGTCGGGTGCGGGAGAAACAGATAAAATGACACGTAGAAATGACGAAGACACGAAGCCACACACAATCCAAACCAGATCTTCCCTGAGGAATTCGGAAAAATCGGATTTTCAAAGTTCAAAAAAGTTCTCGGCTTCAAAAAACGGTTCACTAAAAGGTGATGAGGGGGCCAGTGACAAAGCGTCTGCTTTTGGTGCAGCGGAGGCAATTGAAATAGGGGCTACATCACCTGCTGAAAAAGTTGTTGATCATAAATCCGAACACAATTCAGTTGAATCGTCGAGAACTTTGCGATCTTCAGATagtaaaagtgaaaaaaagCCCCCACTTGAACTGAGTAGTCAAACATCGAGCCATAAACCATCAGATAGTAGCCGTGAAGAGTTAAACAAAGAGCCAGCAGTTGATGTTTCTATAGATGTGGCGCACAATATCGACTCGAACCTAGAAATGGAACTCGAACGAATAACTTCCCAGTCCAATTCTGATTTCAACATCAGTATTTCTGATTCAAACATCGACACCAATCTCGAAATAAGTGCAGACCTGTCAGATGCTGCAATAAATGATCTCGTGGATATATTGAACGATGATGATCTGGAGGATCTTGAATCACCGATAAAAAATGAATCTGACTCTTGCCATCAAGAGGAAAAgggaaaggaagaagaaaagggTAAAAACGACGAGTCTATTATGGTGCCCGAGCAACAATCGGATGTAAAGATGGACGAAGAAAAGACCGAGGATAAATCAGACATTCCCGACGACGTGATCAGCTTAGGAAGTGAAGAAAACGACATTGTTGATCAGCTGACAGAACTTTTAAACGAGGCGGATGAAGCAAACGATTTTGTTGATCAGCTTCTAGCAGACGCTAATGGTAACGCTACCAACGATTCTTCTACTGATGGTGACCCTGCGAAAGACTCTGGCGAAGGTTCAAGCATATCCACATCGGAGGAGACCATGAAAAAACTCAATATTGAAGAGAAACTTAGCCAGGAAGTTTCCATAGTTGAAGAGACGGCTGTCACGGAAGGAGAGTTGAAGTGCATAGAGAGTGCAAAGCCTGAAACAGAAACTTCCATTTTAGAAGCTGTTGTGCCTATTTTGAATAACGAATCCAACAATACTGATGTGATAAAAAATACACCAAATGGTTTGGTGGATACAATGCATGACTCGTCATCGAATCAGAGTGAGAAGGCTGACGAAGTAGCCACAAATCGAGAAAAAAATGTAACAAATATGGAAGATAGTTCGTTATTAGAACGTGCACTGACGAGCTCGATAAGTTCGAGGACTACAAATAGCTCAACTACGAAGATGTTAGAGGAAACTAAGTTGATCACGTCGGATGAGCAGGTGGTATTAGACGAAGGCAGAGTTGGTGATTTAGTTCTGGAAAATGAAGTACAAAATGCAACTGAACAGCCCAGCGATTCAAACGAATGTGAACGTTCGTTAGATAActcgaaaatagaaaataattcGCAATTGGTTAATAAAGGAGAAGTCATCGACACAGAATCTGAAGATCGGCCAGAAGATTTGAAAACTAGCAGTTGCCTAAAGCGCCATAACGTGGAGAAGGAAGTTAATGTTCCAATGAAACGAAATCGCTCTGATCTCTTTGAAGACAGTTCCATTGAGGTGAGTAAACTATCTAGTCAGGTGCCCATTGAAAATTGCCTCGATTTGGGTTCTGTCACACCAGAGAACAGCATGCAGACTGCTGAATCGAAACAGTCGACGTCTTCCAATCTAGTCGATCTTGAAAGTTCATCATTGACTGGTGACGAAACATTCCGCACTCTAACAGAATTGAAAACAATTAATAATGTGGATGTGGAGAATGAACTGAATGTGGAGAAATTAGAGGGGGAAAGTAGCAGTCTGAAAGGGATTTTGAGTCTTCTACAGGCGCAGGATTCATCGGAATCCCTTTTGCCAGGAAATTCCGAGTGTAACTTAAAGTCGGAAGCGAGCAAACTGACCGAACCTGGAATATCCGTTGTCACGTCGACACCACCACATGTGAATTCGCTAAAGTCGACGCAAAGCATTCTTCTAATCAACGAGGATACGGCATCCGGAGATTGTATGATAACTGAAGAAGATCCATTGATGATATTACCAGGATCGATGGATGGAAGCTTGGGTGATGGTAAAGATAAAGTTGAAAATGATTTCTGTGTTCCTGTGGAAGATATTGCTACGCCACCAGTGAAAAGACCGAGAGGTCGTCCTCGTAAAGATGGCAAACCTGCAGGGAGCGTGAGGAAAGGAGCCAGAACAGATCCACTATCGATGAGAAGACGACCGCGAAGTACTCTGATAGATGGTACAGACGGCACTGATGACTCACCAGTAATACATCGACGGAAAATTTCAGATAAGGAATTTCTGTCGACTCCAAACCATATCTTCACAACACCAGAACCTGCATTGATGAAAACGGATCCTTTTTCGGTTCCAGGGGCGACAG agTTGCCAAGTATGCTGAGTCCTGCGACGCCAGGTCGAAGAGGTGGTCGAGCAAGAGGGCGAGGAAGTCGAGGTGGTAGAGTGAAAACTATGCCTTTTACACCTAGTGATTTGGCGAATGGTAATACGGAAGGACTAGTAATGAGCGGTCGGGGTCGCGGGCGTGGTATGAGCATTTATCGATCTCGAGGTCGCGGACGTGGCCGAGGAAGCAGAGGCGGTCGAGGAGGTCGAGGTAGAGGTTTTGCACGAAGGCTTATGTCTCCTGAGAACAAAAGggatggaggatttttctcaCCT GATCGAAGAGATATCAAATATGAGCCTAGAACTTCGTCACTGCAAGTTTTCGAAGAGGATACACGCATGAGCGCTGAGTCGTTCACGCCAGGAAATCG ACATTCCCATGACGCTAGCCTAAATAATAACGACGAAAACACTCAAAGCTCAATGATGAGTAGCAGCAGCGCTTTGGACGGTAGCAGCAATACTACAATATTGAATCCAACCACGGGGGAAAAGAAGAAACGAGCGAAAATGGAAGTGTTCGCACCAGAAGG TAAAACGGAATATACAGTGGATATGATCTGTGAATACGATTGGCCACCACCGAAAGGCTGTTGCCCGGCACGCAATCGTGACACATTCATGATTCAAGAACAAATAGCACAGTATTTAGGTATAAAGAGTTTTAAGAGAAAATATCCTGATCTTCCGCGTCGTCAAGTTGATATGGAAGAACGTAATTACCTTCAAGAGAAAGGTTTAGTCACGGAGAAAATGTGTGACTTAGGTATTACTGCCGTATGGGCATCAGATGTCCTAGATATAATGTATAGTGATTTTTATGATAAATACGAGGAGTACAAAGCATATTTACGTGAGAAGCAATTACGTGATATCGAAGCTAAGCAGAGGGCTCAAGCGGCGGATGCTGTTGACAAGAGCCTTCAAGCGCGTGAACGTGCATTAGAGTCAGCATCAAAGTGGAATAGTAGTTTTAACAAAGT GCGACGAGAGGAGAGGCGATTATGTTTAGATTTACAAAACTTAGTAATAAATCTTCCAGCTGCAGTAGGTAAAAAACTAAGCCGTCCAAATGAAACACAACACCGGCAGCCTTCATGCTATCCTATAGCCCTTGTTCCCGGTCAATTTGCTGAAAACTATCGTGTATATAGTCCAGAAGAATTAAG GCGTTATCCTATTAACACAATACTTGATCCATTCGACGATCGATTAAGGCAGTATCTTAAGCGTGAAGACAGTGATGTTGATTCAGAAGAAAGTGAAGTGGAGGAAGACTCAGGAAGCTCGAGTAGCAGCGATTCTGGGTCAGAGAGTTCTAGTGATTCT GACTCATCGTCAAGCTCATCAGAAGATGAAGAAGATAAACCGCCGGATGATAGTAAACACAAATGTTTCGTATGTCACCAATTACAAAACAAAAATCAGAAAGGTTTTCCAGAACTTTTCATTCGATGTGTGACTTGCGGAAAGCAGA CGCATCCAAGCTGCATAGGGATGTCATCGCGAATGGTGATGCGTGTTCGAAATTACAATTGGCAGTGCGCAGACTGTAAATGTTGTATAAAGTGCAAGCGAAAACAAGATGAAAGCAAAATGTTGTACTGCGAACAGTGTGATCGAGGCTTTCATATATATTGTATTCAAATTAAGAATATTCCTGATG gacgaTGGAGCTGTGAACGCTGTGCTATATGTATGCGATGTGGTTCAACGAAACCAGAAGGAAATCTCCCACCACCACCCCCACAACCGAACCAAAAATCCAGTCGTAAACGCGTGAAATGGGTTAATGACTATCGAATTGACCCCGTGACGAAATTACGGGAGCATTGTTCCATTCTTTGTGTGCCGTGTGGTCGACTAAGGACGAAATCGAAAACGTCAACAGCAACAACGATAACGACTATGCAATAA